A genomic stretch from Penicillium digitatum chromosome 4, complete sequence includes:
- a CDS encoding Putative cyclase, whose translation MSKASSDTVIPFDSLPLDPTGPRGNAWGRFGTEDQLGTLNLLTPERVVQAAKEIQTGVRISLDWPLSMPSHPSFNRHPFKQELVLRNPNCIYDDILTFNSQGSTQWDGLRHYANQKSRQFYNGHTTEEIESSDIIGLHSICEQGGITGRGVLLDYAEWATTNSISISALKSEAITLENLKRVVKDHHLNFQKGDILFIRSGFTAAYNQLDNQQRKDLALRSAPDFSGIEATEGMVRWLWEHQFSAVAGDAPSFERAPIRGAHADPNFNLHEWVLAGWGTPIGEMFDLEKLSEHCKASGRYSFFLSSMPLKVIGGVASPPNAFAIF comes from the exons ATGTCCAAAGCAAGCAGTGATACGGTAATCCCATTCGACTCTCTCCCACTAGACCCAACAGGCCCACGAGGAAATGCCTGGGGTCGATTTGGAACAGAAGACCAACTTGGGACATTGAACCTGCTCACTCCTGAGCGGGTGGTTCAAGCCGCAAAGGAAATCCAAACTGGTGTACGGATCTCGCTTGACTGGCCGTTGAGCATGCCTTCGCATCCCAGCTTCAATCGCCATCCATTTAAGCAGGAGCTTGTTCTTCGGAATCCGAATTGTATTTATGATGACATCCTGACATTCAATAGCCAGGGGTCCACTCAATGGGATGGATTAAGACATTATG CAAATCAAAAGTCCCGACAGTTCTATAACGGACATACTACAGAAGAGATAGAGAGCTCGGATATCATTGGACTTCACT CCATATGTGAACAGGGTGGAATAACAGGTCGCGGTGTCCTCCTCGACTACGCAGAATGGGCCACCACAAACTCAATCTCCATCTCCGCCCTCAAATCCGAGGCTATCACTCTCGAAAACCTGAAACGAGTAGTCAAAGATCACCACCTCAATTTCCAAAAGGGTGACATACTATTCATCCGCAGCGGCTTCACGGCCGCATACAACCAGCTGGACAACCAACAGCGAAAGGACCTGGCACTCCGATCAGCGCCTGATTTTAGCGGCATCGAAGCAACGGAGGGTATGGTGCGATGGTTATGGGAGCATCAGTTCTCTGCTGTTGCTGGCGACGCACCGAGCTTTGAGCGTGCGCCTATCAGGGGTGCTCATGCGGATCCGAATTTCAATTTACATGAGTGGGTGCTAGCGGGTTGGGGAACACCTATCGGGGAGATGTTTGATTTGGAGAAGTTATCGGAGCATTGCAAGGCTAGTGGACGGTATAGCTTTTTCTTGTCCAGTATGCCTTTGAAG GTCATTGGTGGTGTTGCTAGCCCACCCAATGCATTTGCGattttttga